One Gloeobacter morelensis MG652769 DNA window includes the following coding sequences:
- a CDS encoding helix-turn-helix domain-containing protein — translation MPHKIHLSADEDLALLALSQNSTVPSRVRQRAEALRLSARDWTVPRIAEFFHCHQQTIRETFQRWWDGGIEGLYEAPGRGGKSRCTQEDLACLEKRILEDEQTYNARQLSELLLAERGVSMSAVPLRRALKKMATSGNAHAKVLVERIQSSGRRGKNSSTSSKRRQKMVSSD, via the coding sequence ATGCCTCATAAGATCCATCTCTCTGCCGATGAAGACCTGGCCTTGCTCGCACTTTCTCAGAACAGTACGGTACCGTCTCGGGTTCGACAGCGGGCTGAAGCCCTCAGATTGTCCGCAAGAGATTGGACGGTACCTCGCATCGCAGAATTCTTCCATTGCCATCAGCAGACGATACGTGAGACGTTTCAGCGTTGGTGGGATGGTGGCATTGAAGGTCTTTATGAAGCTCCCGGTCGTGGCGGGAAATCAAGATGCACGCAAGAGGACTTGGCCTGTCTTGAGAAGCGCATTCTCGAAGACGAGCAAACGTACAACGCTCGGCAGTTGTCCGAGTTGCTTTTGGCGGAGCGCGGGGTCAGTATGTCCGCGGTGCCGCTGCGCAGGGCGCTAAAAAAAATGGCTACGTCTGGAAACGCACACGCAAAAGTCCTGGTGGAGCGGATCCAAAGCTCCGGCAGGAGAGGCAAAAACAGCTCGACGAGCTCAAAGCGTCGGCAGAAGATGGTTTCATCCGATTAA
- a CDS encoding amidohydrolase family protein: MDKAVSDRVVLHWGKRLLGPLLGLVLASGPVASQSPDQNYAFVGGQWFNGRGFEKKMVYAVGGRFTFERPSKIDSTVDLQNRYVVPPFGEAHTHRLSDRREVEAGISDFLRDGIYYAKILNDIPLSSAVARERLNRPDSVDAVYAHGGLTATGGHPIRLYAFLAQSKYIEITDFKKLDGQAYHVVDSEADLERKWPQILAGKPDLIKTYLLYSEEFDKRKDDKRYFGAKGLDPRLLGRIVAKAHRAGLRVATHIETAADFRSAVAAGVDEIAHLPGYWFGPPEWPMPPTAFELTREDVQLARRNNVVVVTTTLVTDGLVKDKAQAAQIQAVQKRNLRLLKEAGVQLVIGSDAFGATSLQEALKLDTLGGFDRLELLKHLCESTPQNVFPDRKIGSLAEGYEASFLVLEADPLADFGNIKKIARRFKQGRWVEVPAAGGEKRSQAGPVHAH, encoded by the coding sequence ATGGATAAGGCAGTTTCCGACCGGGTGGTGTTGCACTGGGGTAAACGGTTGTTGGGGCCGCTACTGGGGTTGGTCCTGGCAAGCGGGCCGGTAGCGTCACAAAGTCCGGATCAAAATTACGCTTTTGTCGGCGGCCAGTGGTTTAACGGTCGCGGGTTCGAGAAAAAAATGGTGTACGCGGTGGGGGGCCGCTTTACCTTCGAGCGCCCCTCAAAAATCGACAGCACTGTCGATCTGCAGAACCGCTACGTCGTACCGCCCTTTGGCGAAGCGCACACTCACCGGCTGTCGGATCGGCGGGAGGTGGAAGCCGGGATCAGCGATTTTTTGCGCGACGGGATCTATTACGCCAAGATCCTCAACGATATCCCCCTGTCTTCGGCGGTGGCCCGCGAGCGGCTCAACCGGCCGGACAGCGTCGATGCGGTGTACGCCCACGGGGGGCTCACAGCAACGGGCGGCCATCCGATTCGCCTGTATGCCTTCCTCGCCCAGAGCAAATACATCGAAATCACCGACTTCAAAAAGCTGGACGGGCAGGCTTACCACGTCGTCGACAGCGAAGCGGACCTCGAGCGCAAGTGGCCGCAGATCCTGGCGGGAAAACCGGATTTGATCAAGACCTATCTGCTCTACTCCGAAGAGTTCGACAAACGCAAAGACGACAAACGCTACTTTGGAGCCAAAGGGCTCGATCCCCGGTTATTGGGCCGCATCGTGGCGAAAGCCCACCGCGCAGGGCTGCGGGTGGCGACCCACATCGAGACAGCCGCCGATTTTCGTAGTGCCGTGGCGGCGGGGGTCGATGAAATCGCCCACCTGCCCGGCTACTGGTTCGGTCCCCCAGAGTGGCCGATGCCGCCTACGGCGTTCGAGTTGACCCGCGAAGACGTGCAACTGGCTCGCCGCAACAACGTCGTCGTGGTCACCACTACTCTGGTGACCGACGGTCTGGTAAAAGATAAAGCGCAGGCAGCCCAGATCCAGGCCGTCCAAAAGCGCAATCTGCGCCTGCTCAAAGAGGCAGGCGTCCAACTGGTTATCGGATCTGACGCCTTCGGTGCCACCAGTTTGCAGGAGGCGCTCAAACTGGACACCCTGGGCGGCTTCGATCGGCTGGAACTGCTCAAACACTTGTGCGAATCGACGCCGCAAAACGTCTTTCCCGACCGAAAAATCGGGTCACTGGCCGAAGGGTACGAGGCCAGTTTTCTGGTGCTCGAAGCCGACCCGCTTGCAGACTTCGGCAATATCAAAAAGATTGCCCGCCGCTTCAAGCAGGGCCGCTGGGTGGAAGTCCCGGCTGCAGGCGGCGAAAAGCGCTCGCAAGCTGGACCGGTTCACGCGCACTAG
- a CDS encoding IPT/TIG domain-containing protein yields the protein MRLTNSYENFNTSGQAGRVTLQTLPGMDGRPGVSGDQYTADDVFAQYVYNASNTAVNDALYKTSDKQNWDKVTYNFDAATQLVTGFSYAIDAAATYSFEYDPSTRDLTRFTNAFGQQTRFDYDGSYYRHLSGIETADGARTAYSFTAPFGQIDSITTPNNKSTYYEYNDPAGSYENDGYKGSLKSIADQLPENTSFEAYNSFGQVERVVDGQGRVTEFDYYNSTNYVGAGTANQDPHFVRYPSGLEVCFRYDTLSRLKAVFYCYQFEQTNRWTEYTYDKLNRLTTITGPSDASNTRRTTEFTYDDNSNVTSVKASNGVLTTYTYDPMDRVASRTQAGRTENFSYNNLGLLSKYKSARGQETLYEYGSKQRLRYVTFADSTKLTYSYNTLDQVASITDSSDASGARNVYFEYFTGTDQVSRLKTERIGTGEIVRYYYDASGNLTSIKKGTSDAIATPLINYDYKDDDASLDAAGLCGNSTCDQNNAVVGFEYDPDGSLKSISYPNSVKEELFYNDGGEVERALFSGPGGTLLREIEYQYDYSTRGYLTARSESGPSTPSVATSQSYSYNEAGELTGATTPAGNYTNAYDKDGNLTSSSRPGASTTPSYEAGTNRMTAFEGGTLIYDASGNLVEQNVGSTKVTFTYNARNQLSGYTNNAGFSVSFVYDALGRRMRKTVSGTTTSYLLSGNQVIEQKTGSATKRYLVGLGLDEVFISREGSTDEYLLHDPLNNSVVATVNGSTKAIKTGYGYSPFGQATASNTSSSNLWLFTGAEAVNSASVVYHLRSRYYHAGNQRFMAEDPIGFAGGDTNLYRYLGNAPVTASDPTGLRPDLRPRGVATIEGLNSARAPQTQRAIGTVEQSTATPAASTSSRPVERLAQSAQTKSVKLGQRGSRTNTAPGQDALDCTPLPLTVVAGQSLGNICGYFEGPYYDDLVNGSVRVSPSASGLTASISPDPVLAYDTFTVTVRTTTATPPGVYTLTVDGYSEYDGTYYQPDSVTFEVLPLAPQINSITPGRGVTGSTVTLSGANLNYAPTVKFDNRLSATITSTSASEIKALVPSGLPSYYGVPVNVTTKGGTSNNATYTVIVPPSISSFSPSSGKVGDTVTINGYNYAYVTGAAFNGTAASILSVSSSGNQMSVSVPSGASSGPISVSTEAGTATSTGSFTVNAPPSLSSLSPTAGAVGASVTITGTNFTGASAVKFNRDSAGR from the coding sequence GTGCGGCTGACCAACAGTTACGAGAATTTCAACACCAGTGGACAGGCAGGACGGGTCACCCTGCAAACTTTGCCGGGCATGGACGGCAGACCCGGGGTGAGCGGCGATCAGTACACCGCCGACGATGTGTTCGCCCAGTACGTTTACAACGCAAGCAACACGGCGGTCAACGACGCCCTCTACAAGACTTCCGACAAACAGAACTGGGATAAGGTCACCTACAATTTCGATGCTGCGACCCAACTGGTCACCGGCTTCAGCTATGCCATCGATGCCGCTGCGACCTACAGTTTCGAGTACGACCCGAGCACGCGGGATCTGACGCGCTTTACCAACGCCTTTGGCCAGCAGACTCGTTTTGATTACGACGGAAGCTACTATCGGCACCTGAGCGGCATCGAAACGGCTGACGGGGCTCGCACCGCCTACAGCTTTACAGCCCCCTTCGGTCAAATAGACAGCATTACTACACCCAACAACAAATCAACCTACTACGAGTACAACGACCCGGCGGGCAGCTACGAAAACGACGGCTACAAGGGTTCGCTCAAATCGATTGCAGACCAGTTGCCCGAAAACACATCTTTTGAAGCTTACAATTCTTTTGGCCAGGTGGAGCGGGTGGTGGACGGCCAGGGCCGCGTCACCGAATTCGATTACTACAATTCGACCAATTACGTCGGCGCCGGGACGGCCAACCAGGATCCGCACTTTGTCAGGTATCCTTCCGGTCTGGAGGTGTGTTTTCGTTACGACACCCTCTCGCGCCTCAAAGCGGTCTTTTATTGCTATCAGTTCGAGCAGACCAACCGCTGGACCGAATACACCTACGACAAGCTCAACCGGCTCACCACCATCACCGGCCCGAGCGATGCAAGCAACACTCGGCGCACCACCGAATTTACCTACGACGACAACTCGAACGTCACCAGTGTCAAGGCGTCCAACGGCGTGCTGACCACCTACACTTACGACCCCATGGACCGGGTGGCCTCTCGCACCCAGGCTGGCCGCACCGAGAACTTTTCCTACAACAACCTCGGGTTGCTGAGCAAGTACAAAAGCGCCCGGGGCCAGGAAACGCTGTACGAATACGGTTCCAAGCAGCGCCTGCGCTACGTCACTTTTGCCGACAGCACCAAGCTCACCTACTCCTATAACACCCTGGATCAGGTGGCCTCGATCACCGATAGTAGCGACGCTTCCGGCGCCCGCAACGTCTATTTCGAGTACTTTACCGGCACCGACCAGGTCAGCCGCCTGAAGACCGAGCGCATCGGCACAGGCGAGATAGTTAGATACTACTATGACGCTTCCGGTAACCTCACATCGATCAAAAAGGGGACCAGCGACGCCATTGCCACCCCGCTCATCAACTACGACTACAAAGACGACGACGCCAGCCTGGATGCGGCCGGGTTGTGCGGCAACAGCACCTGCGACCAAAACAACGCCGTGGTCGGTTTCGAGTACGACCCGGACGGTTCGCTCAAGTCCATCAGCTACCCCAACAGCGTCAAAGAAGAACTGTTCTACAACGACGGCGGCGAGGTCGAGCGGGCGCTCTTTAGCGGTCCGGGCGGTACACTGCTTCGGGAAATCGAATACCAGTACGACTACTCGACGCGCGGCTATTTGACCGCTCGCAGCGAATCGGGTCCCTCGACGCCGAGTGTGGCCACCTCCCAGAGCTACAGCTACAACGAGGCCGGGGAATTGACCGGGGCCACCACCCCGGCGGGCAACTATACCAACGCCTACGACAAAGACGGTAACCTCACTTCCAGTAGCCGGCCGGGCGCTTCGACCACGCCGAGTTACGAGGCGGGCACCAACCGGATGACCGCCTTCGAAGGGGGCACGCTTATCTACGACGCGAGCGGCAACCTCGTCGAGCAGAACGTCGGCTCCACCAAGGTGACTTTCACCTACAACGCCCGCAACCAGCTGAGCGGTTACACCAACAATGCTGGATTCAGCGTCAGTTTTGTCTACGACGCACTCGGGCGGCGCATGCGCAAGACCGTCAGCGGCACGACCACCAGCTATTTGCTGAGCGGCAACCAGGTCATCGAACAAAAGACCGGTTCTGCGACCAAGCGCTACCTGGTGGGGTTGGGTCTCGATGAGGTGTTCATCAGCCGCGAGGGGAGCACCGACGAGTATCTTTTGCACGACCCGCTCAACAACTCGGTGGTGGCGACGGTCAACGGCTCGACCAAGGCGATCAAGACCGGCTACGGTTACTCGCCCTTTGGCCAGGCCACCGCCAGCAACACCAGCAGCAGCAATCTGTGGCTTTTTACCGGGGCGGAGGCGGTCAATAGCGCCAGTGTCGTCTATCACCTGCGCTCGCGCTACTACCACGCGGGCAACCAGCGGTTCATGGCCGAAGATCCGATTGGTTTTGCCGGTGGGGACACCAATCTGTACCGCTACCTGGGCAACGCTCCTGTGACGGCGAGCGACCCGACCGGCCTGAGGCCCGATTTGCGCCCGCGCGGGGTGGCAACTATCGAGGGGTTGAATAGCGCCCGTGCTCCCCAGACTCAGCGGGCGATCGGGACGGTTGAGCAGAGCACCGCGACACCAGCCGCCTCGACCAGCTCCCGGCCTGTCGAGCGGCTGGCCCAGTCCGCCCAGACCAAGTCCGTCAAATTGGGTCAGCGTGGTTCTAGAACCAACACCGCCCCCGGCCAGGATGCGCTCGATTGCACCCCTTTGCCGCTGACGGTCGTTGCCGGTCAGAGCCTGGGTAATATCTGCGGCTATTTCGAAGGGCCGTACTACGACGACCTGGTCAATGGCAGCGTCAGGGTTTCGCCCAGTGCCTCCGGGCTGACGGCAAGCATCAGTCCGGATCCGGTTTTGGCCTACGACACCTTCACCGTCACCGTGCGCACCACCACCGCCACGCCGCCGGGGGTCTACACCCTGACGGTCGACGGCTACTCGGAGTACGACGGCACCTACTACCAACCCGATTCGGTCACTTTCGAAGTCTTGCCGCTCGCACCGCAAATCAACAGCATCACTCCCGGCCGGGGAGTGACAGGTTCCACAGTCACCCTCAGCGGCGCCAATCTCAATTACGCCCCGACCGTCAAATTCGACAACCGCCTTAGCGCAACGATCACTTCCACTTCCGCAAGCGAAATCAAGGCGCTGGTTCCTTCGGGCCTGCCGAGTTACTACGGCGTGCCGGTGAATGTCACCACCAAAGGCGGCACTTCCAACAATGCGACTTACACGGTGATTGTGCCGCCGTCGATCTCAAGCTTCAGCCCAAGTAGCGGCAAGGTCGGAGATACGGTCACCATCAACGGCTACAACTACGCCTACGTCACCGGCGCCGCGTTCAACGGCACGGCCGCTTCGATTCTCTCGGTGTCCTCCTCGGGCAACCAGATGAGCGTCTCGGTGCCCTCAGGTGCTTCCAGCGGCCCGATCAGCGTTTCGACGGAGGCGGGTACGGCCACCAGCACCGGCAGCTTCACGGTGAACGCCCCCCCGTCGCTCAGTTCCCTGTCGCCTACGGCCGGAGCGGTCGGGGCGAGTGTGACCATTACCGGCACCAACTTCACGGGTGCCTCCGCAGTCAAATTCAACCGGGATTCCGCAGGTAGGTAG
- a CDS encoding IS1634 family transposase, with protein MSQPPPEIQVQNLDHLGIVAGIIDSIGLVEEVNQLLGTHPQEHVSCGQVLKGLILNGLGFVCAPLYLFEQFFVGKATEHLIGPGVQPEHFNDDRLGRVLDKLYEEGTTKVFVHLALKAARQFGIKTGSVHLDSTSFHVDGEYIPRGRLAPRAEDEPQPIVITHGYSRDHRPDLKQFLLSMITSGDGDVPLYLRVGNGNEADKAIFAQMIQDFRSQWDVDALFVVDSALYSAQNLSEVQAMHWLSRVPSTLTQVKHLLAALSDEQFAPAQPGYRVAEVGSTYAEIQQRWVVVASDERRKSDLAALDKKLNELDGKLGKELTALCKMAFACEADALEAAERFASGLKFHLLGAVRAVEQARHDQAGRPARGSKPAKTGVWLLSAQLVRNATAIEVEQHSAGKFVLATNVLDEQELSTAEVLSEYKAQQSVERGFRFLKDPLFFTSSVFLKSPERVEALAMVMGLCLLVYSLGQRQLRLALSAAQLTVKSQTKKPTATPTLRWIFQVFQAVHLLEVSGVKQVSNLSEERRRIVKCLGPTCGQYYLMG; from the coding sequence ATGAGCCAGCCTCCTCCTGAAATCCAGGTCCAGAACCTCGACCACCTCGGCATCGTGGCTGGAATCATCGACTCTATCGGCCTGGTCGAAGAGGTCAACCAGCTCCTGGGCACGCATCCGCAGGAGCATGTGAGCTGCGGACAGGTACTCAAGGGTCTCATCCTCAATGGACTCGGCTTCGTCTGTGCACCCCTGTACTTGTTCGAGCAATTCTTCGTTGGCAAGGCGACCGAGCACCTGATTGGACCAGGCGTGCAGCCGGAACACTTTAACGACGACCGGCTTGGCCGGGTGCTCGATAAGCTCTACGAGGAGGGTACCACCAAGGTCTTCGTCCATCTGGCACTCAAGGCCGCCAGGCAATTTGGCATCAAGACCGGCAGTGTGCATCTGGACTCGACATCGTTCCATGTGGACGGTGAGTACATCCCAAGGGGGCGATTGGCACCTCGGGCAGAAGACGAACCGCAGCCGATTGTCATCACCCACGGCTATAGCCGGGATCATCGCCCCGACCTCAAGCAATTCTTGTTGTCGATGATCACCAGTGGCGATGGGGACGTGCCCCTCTACCTGCGCGTGGGTAACGGCAACGAAGCGGACAAGGCTATCTTTGCGCAGATGATTCAGGATTTTCGCTCCCAGTGGGACGTGGATGCCCTGTTTGTCGTCGATTCAGCCCTTTACAGTGCCCAGAACTTGAGCGAGGTGCAAGCCATGCACTGGCTGAGCCGGGTACCCTCGACCCTTACGCAAGTGAAGCACCTGCTGGCGGCATTGAGCGATGAGCAGTTCGCGCCTGCCCAACCAGGCTACCGAGTCGCCGAGGTGGGTAGCACTTACGCCGAGATCCAACAGCGCTGGGTGGTAGTCGCAAGCGACGAGCGGCGCAAAAGCGACCTCGCGGCCCTGGACAAGAAACTCAATGAGCTCGATGGCAAGCTGGGCAAGGAACTGACGGCGCTGTGCAAGATGGCCTTTGCCTGTGAAGCGGATGCCCTGGAAGCGGCGGAGCGGTTCGCTTCTGGGTTGAAGTTCCATCTGCTCGGGGCAGTACGGGCCGTCGAGCAAGCCCGGCATGACCAAGCCGGGCGACCGGCGCGGGGCAGCAAACCTGCGAAGACGGGCGTGTGGCTGCTCTCGGCACAACTGGTGCGCAATGCGACAGCTATCGAGGTGGAGCAGCATAGTGCGGGCAAGTTCGTGCTGGCGACGAACGTGTTGGACGAGCAGGAGCTTTCGACGGCTGAGGTCCTGTCCGAGTACAAAGCCCAGCAGTCAGTGGAGCGAGGCTTCCGCTTTCTGAAAGACCCGCTGTTTTTCACCTCCAGCGTGTTTCTCAAATCGCCTGAACGCGTCGAGGCGTTGGCGATGGTGATGGGGTTGTGCCTGCTGGTCTACAGCCTCGGGCAGCGGCAGTTGCGTTTAGCACTCTCAGCAGCACAGCTGACGGTCAAAAGTCAGACCAAGAAGCCGACCGCGACGCCGACCTTGCGGTGGATCTTTCAGGTCTTTCAGGCGGTGCATCTGCTGGAAGTCTCAGGAGTGAAGCAGGTATCGAATTTGAGCGAGGAGCGTCGGCGCATCGTGAAGTGTCTGGGTCCGACCTGTGGGCAGTACTACTTGATGGGCTGA
- a CDS encoding DUF6531 domain-containing protein, which produces MRRAVCLLVLFVYCTSFALQAASASVDVVSGHYAYDTVDLALGGRYPLMVQRHYQSSEQDRTPLTSYPGPFGPGTHMGLYSLRAAPVLNSSGQITKVRLSLPTGGAQLFAQGVSGAPAGSYGNANPSDPIRGSFTVSGNATSSTLVLTLESGLALSFSATLSGTRKLNSITDRFGKAITFSYSGNNLTRVQDPFGRRIEFAYDATFTYQVRTATLYDNQGAVGGSVLYEYNSAGDLQYFHNAMDGQTVSKPDGTQRTVNGVTT; this is translated from the coding sequence GTGCGGCGCGCTGTCTGTCTGCTGGTGCTGTTCGTCTACTGCACGAGCTTCGCGCTGCAGGCGGCGAGCGCTTCGGTGGATGTCGTCAGCGGCCACTACGCCTACGACACGGTGGACCTGGCCTTGGGCGGGCGCTACCCGCTGATGGTTCAGCGGCACTACCAGAGTTCCGAGCAAGACCGCACGCCGCTCACTTCTTATCCTGGTCCCTTTGGCCCTGGCACCCACATGGGCCTCTACAGCCTGCGCGCCGCCCCAGTGCTCAACAGCTCCGGGCAAATCACCAAGGTGCGGTTGTCTTTGCCCACCGGCGGGGCGCAATTATTCGCCCAGGGGGTGAGCGGCGCCCCGGCGGGCTCCTACGGCAACGCCAACCCCAGCGACCCCATCCGTGGCTCGTTCACCGTCAGCGGCAACGCCACGAGCAGCACGCTGGTACTGACGCTCGAAAGCGGTCTGGCGCTCAGTTTTTCTGCGACCCTGAGCGGCACGCGCAAGCTCAACAGCATCACCGACCGCTTCGGGAAAGCAATCACTTTCAGTTACAGCGGCAACAACCTCACCCGCGTGCAAGATCCGTTCGGGCGGCGCATCGAGTTTGCCTACGATGCGACTTTTACCTACCAGGTGCGCACCGCGACGCTCTACGACAACCAGGGCGCCGTCGGTGGCAGTGTGCTTTACGAATACAACAGCGCCGGGGACTTGCAGTACTTTCACAACGCCATGGACGGCCAGACGGTCAGCAAGCCGGACGGCACCCAGCGCACCGTCAACGGCGTCACCACCTAA
- a CDS encoding transglutaminase family protein, with protein MKLSVGCTLGYRCDGPATLMLTIRPQDGGNQQVLSENFRIDPDLPKEHFEDSFGNRTVRLRPSGGQVQIDYQALVHLQPPFAGSWEAARLVDPGELPPEVVPYLFPSRYCQSDRMVPLANSLVGHLEPGYARIDGLCDWIYENIAYSYGTSDVHTSAPDTVIERIGVCRDFAHLGIALSRALGTPARFVAGYAFKLDPPDFHAYFEAYLGGNWYLFDATRKAPREGLVRIATGRDAADTSFANLFGEVTPDGMAVWAHEGSDESPSEPAPVETPLSNQVT; from the coding sequence ATGAAACTCTCCGTAGGTTGCACCCTGGGCTACCGCTGCGACGGGCCTGCCACTCTGATGCTCACCATCCGCCCGCAAGACGGCGGCAACCAGCAGGTCTTGAGCGAAAATTTCCGCATCGATCCTGACTTGCCCAAAGAACACTTTGAAGACAGCTTCGGCAACCGCACGGTGCGCCTGCGCCCCAGCGGCGGGCAGGTGCAGATCGACTACCAGGCCCTGGTGCACCTGCAACCGCCTTTTGCAGGCTCCTGGGAGGCCGCCCGCCTGGTCGATCCGGGCGAACTGCCCCCCGAGGTCGTGCCGTATCTGTTTCCAAGCCGCTACTGCCAGTCCGACCGGATGGTGCCGTTGGCCAACAGCCTGGTAGGGCATCTCGAACCCGGTTACGCCCGCATCGACGGTCTGTGCGACTGGATTTACGAGAACATCGCGTACAGCTACGGCACCTCCGACGTGCACACCTCCGCCCCCGACACGGTGATCGAGCGCATCGGCGTCTGCCGCGATTTTGCCCACCTGGGGATCGCGCTTAGCCGTGCCTTGGGCACCCCGGCCCGCTTCGTGGCGGGCTACGCCTTCAAGCTCGATCCGCCCGATTTTCATGCCTACTTCGAAGCCTACCTGGGCGGCAACTGGTACCTGTTCGATGCCACCCGCAAAGCCCCCCGCGAGGGCCTGGTGCGCATCGCCACCGGCCGCGACGCCGCCGACACCTCCTTTGCCAACCTCTTCGGAGAGGTCACCCCCGACGGCATGGCAGTCTGGGCGCACGAGGGTTCGGACGAATCACCCTCCGAACCCGCCCCCGTCGAGACGCCGCTCTCCAATCAGGTAACCTGA
- the ilvD gene encoding dihydroxy-acid dehydratase, translating into MSGNLRSRVVTQGVQRSPNRAMLRAVGFGDEDFERPIVGVANGFSTITPCNLGLGDLAARAEAALRAGGAMPQLFGTITISDGISMGTEGMKYSLVSREVIADSIETVCNGQSLDGVLAIGGCDKNMPGAMIAIARLNIPAIFVYGGTIKPGRYQDQDLTVVSAFEAVGQYSAGKIDQTTLVEIERRACPGAGSCGGMYTANTMSSAFEAMGMSLMYSSTMAAEDPEKADSTALSAKVLVEAVKAQILPSAILTRQAFENAIAVIMAIGGSTNAVLHLLAIAHSARVPLELDDFERIRARVPVLCDLKPSGRFVATDLHRAGGIPQVMKMLLAHGLLHGDALTVTGQTVAEVLRDVPAEPRTDQEVIRPWERPLYASGHLAILRGNLASEGAVAKVTGVKKPQITGPARVFDSEESCMAAILAGAIQPGDVIVIRYEGPKGGPGMREMLSPTSAIIGAGLGDAVGLITDGRFSGGTYGMVVGHVAPEAFVGGTIALVEAGDLITIDAPARKIELLVSTDELERRRAAWRPPAPRYTRGVLAKYARQVNSSSLGAVTDAFI; encoded by the coding sequence ATGTCCGGCAATCTGCGCAGCCGCGTCGTCACCCAGGGGGTGCAGCGCTCCCCCAACCGCGCCATGCTGCGGGCAGTAGGTTTTGGCGACGAGGATTTCGAGCGGCCCATCGTGGGCGTGGCCAACGGCTTCAGCACAATTACCCCCTGCAATCTGGGTCTAGGAGATCTGGCGGCGCGGGCGGAGGCGGCTTTGCGCGCCGGCGGAGCGATGCCGCAACTATTTGGGACGATCACGATTAGCGACGGCATCTCGATGGGCACCGAAGGCATGAAGTACTCGCTGGTCTCCCGCGAGGTGATTGCCGACAGCATCGAGACGGTCTGCAACGGCCAGAGCCTGGACGGGGTGCTCGCCATCGGCGGTTGCGACAAGAACATGCCCGGGGCGATGATCGCCATCGCGAGGCTCAATATCCCAGCCATATTTGTCTACGGCGGCACGATCAAACCCGGCCGCTACCAGGATCAGGACCTCACGGTCGTGAGCGCCTTCGAGGCGGTGGGCCAATATAGCGCCGGCAAAATCGACCAGACGACCCTCGTCGAAATCGAGCGGCGCGCCTGCCCGGGGGCGGGTTCCTGCGGCGGCATGTACACCGCTAACACGATGAGTTCGGCCTTCGAGGCGATGGGGATGAGCTTGATGTACTCCTCGACGATGGCCGCCGAGGATCCCGAAAAAGCGGATAGCACCGCCCTGTCGGCCAAGGTGCTGGTCGAAGCCGTCAAAGCGCAAATCCTGCCAAGCGCCATCCTCACACGCCAAGCTTTCGAGAACGCCATCGCCGTGATCATGGCCATCGGCGGCTCGACCAACGCCGTGCTGCACCTGCTCGCCATCGCCCACAGCGCCCGGGTGCCCCTCGAACTCGACGACTTCGAGCGCATCCGCGCGCGGGTGCCGGTGCTGTGCGATCTCAAGCCCAGCGGTCGCTTTGTCGCCACCGACCTGCACAGAGCCGGGGGTATTCCCCAGGTGATGAAGATGTTGCTGGCCCATGGGCTCCTCCACGGCGATGCCCTCACGGTAACCGGCCAGACGGTCGCCGAGGTGCTGCGCGACGTACCCGCAGAACCGCGCACCGACCAGGAGGTGATCCGTCCCTGGGAGCGCCCTCTCTACGCTTCGGGGCACCTGGCCATTTTGCGCGGCAACCTGGCGAGCGAAGGGGCGGTCGCCAAGGTTACCGGCGTCAAAAAGCCCCAAATTACCGGCCCTGCCCGCGTCTTCGACTCCGAAGAAAGCTGCATGGCAGCGATTCTGGCGGGCGCCATCCAGCCGGGCGATGTGATCGTCATTCGCTACGAAGGCCCCAAGGGCGGTCCCGGCATGCGGGAGATGCTCTCGCCCACCTCGGCCATCATCGGCGCGGGTCTGGGCGATGCGGTGGGACTGATTACCGACGGCCGCTTCTCGGGGGGCACCTACGGCATGGTCGTGGGCCACGTCGCCCCGGAAGCCTTCGTGGGCGGCACCATCGCCCTGGTCGAAGCAGGGGATCTGATCACCATCGACGCCCCGGCGCGCAAGATTGAGCTGTTGGTGAGCACAGACGAACTGGAGCGTCGACGCGCCGCCTGGCGGCCGCCTGCCCCCCGCTACACCCGCGGGGTGCTCGCCAAGTACGCCCGCCAGGTAAACAGCAGCAGCCTTGGGGCGGTCACCGACGCCTTTATTTGA